From Halotia branconii CENA392, the proteins below share one genomic window:
- the rplB gene encoding 50S ribosomal protein L2 — MGTRSYRPYTPSTRQVTISDFAEITKTEPEKSLTEYKHRAKGRNNQGRITSRRRGGGHKQLYRIIDFKRNKRDITATVTAIEYDPNRNARIALLVYEDGEKRYILHPNNLKVGTTVIASPEAPIEDGNALPLSNIPLGTGVHNVELTPGKGGQIVRAAGATAQVVAKEGKYVTLKLPSGEVRLIRRECYATIGQVGNTDARNLSAGKAGRNRWKGRRPKVRGSVMNPVDHPHGGGEGRAPIGRAGPVTPWGKPTLGAKTRKPKKASSKLIVRRRRKSSKRGRGGRQS; from the coding sequence TCGCCAAGTTACGATCTCCGACTTTGCGGAAATTACCAAAACAGAGCCGGAAAAGTCACTCACTGAGTACAAACATCGTGCCAAAGGCCGAAATAATCAAGGGCGGATAACTAGCCGTCGCCGGGGTGGCGGCCACAAACAGCTTTATCGGATCATTGATTTTAAACGGAATAAGCGTGATATTACTGCCACGGTAACAGCAATTGAATACGATCCAAATCGCAATGCTCGGATTGCTTTATTGGTTTATGAAGATGGCGAAAAGCGGTACATTCTCCATCCCAATAATTTGAAAGTTGGGACAACAGTTATTGCCAGCCCAGAAGCTCCTATTGAAGATGGCAATGCTTTACCACTCTCGAATATACCTTTAGGTACAGGAGTTCACAATGTAGAATTGACTCCCGGTAAGGGTGGTCAAATTGTGCGTGCAGCTGGTGCTACAGCGCAAGTTGTAGCGAAAGAAGGTAAATACGTAACTCTCAAATTACCTTCAGGAGAAGTCCGCTTAATTCGCCGGGAATGTTATGCCACCATTGGCCAAGTAGGCAATACCGATGCGCGAAATCTCAGTGCGGGTAAAGCAGGAAGAAATCGCTGGAAAGGTCGCCGTCCTAAAGTTAGAGGTAGTGTGATGAACCCCGTTGACCACCCACATGGCGGTGGTGAAGGTAGAGCGCCTATCGGTAGAGCTGGTCCTGTTACTCCTTGGGGTAAACCTACCTTGGGTGCAAAAACACGCAAACCTAAAAAAGCTAGTAGTAAATTGATCGTGCGTCGCCGCCGTAAGTCTTCTAAGCGCGGTCGTGGTGGTCGTCAATCCTAA
- the rpsS gene encoding 30S ribosomal protein S19 — protein sequence MGRSLKKGPFVADHLLSKIEKLNAKNEKQVIKTWSRASTILPLMVGHTIAVHNGRQHVPVFVNEQMVGHKLGEFAPTRTYRGHGKSDKKSGR from the coding sequence ATGGGTCGTTCTCTAAAAAAAGGTCCTTTCGTTGCTGACCATCTGCTTAGCAAAATTGAAAAGCTGAATGCCAAAAATGAAAAACAAGTTATTAAAACTTGGTCGAGAGCCTCGACAATTTTGCCATTGATGGTAGGTCATACGATCGCAGTTCATAATGGACGACAACACGTTCCTGTTTTTGTCAATGAGCAGATGGTAGGACATAAGTTGGGTGAATTTGCCCCAACACGTACTTATAGGGGTCATGGCAAAAGCGACAAAAAATCAGGTAGGTAA
- the rplV gene encoding 50S ribosomal protein L22: protein MAVDTTEVKAIARYIRMSPFKVRRVLDQIRGRSYREALIVLEFMPYRATEPVLKLLRSAAANAEHNAGLDRTQLVITQAYADQGPVLKRFQPRAQGRAYQIRKPTCHITLAVGADPNS from the coding sequence ATGGCTGTTGATACGACTGAAGTCAAAGCGATCGCTCGTTACATACGCATGTCTCCCTTTAAAGTACGTCGAGTCCTCGATCAAATTCGCGGGCGATCGTACCGAGAAGCGTTAATTGTTCTGGAATTTATGCCTTATCGCGCCACTGAACCAGTATTAAAACTGCTCAGAAGCGCTGCGGCTAATGCCGAGCATAATGCTGGATTAGATCGCACTCAATTGGTGATTACCCAGGCTTATGCAGACCAAGGGCCAGTCCTAAAACGGTTCCAACCTAGGGCGCAGGGACGAGCTTACCAGATTCGCAAACCGACGTGTCACATTACTTTAGCTGTTGGTGCTGATCCTAATAGCTGA
- the rpsC gene encoding 30S ribosomal protein S3 — MGQKIHPVGFRLGITQEHQSRWFAVPERYPELLQEDHKLRKYIEQKLGRLAQNNAGISEVRIERKADQIDLEIRTARPGVVVGRGGQGIEALRTGLQDLLGGNRQIRINVVEVQRVDADAYLIGEYIAQQLERRVSFRRVVRQAIQRAQRAGIQGIKIQVSGRLNGAEIARTEWTREGRVPLHTLRADIDYAYCTAKTVYGILGIKVWVFKGEVIPGQEETPSQPTTRDREPRRRQQQQRRRQQFEDRSNEG; from the coding sequence GTGGGACAAAAAATACATCCAGTCGGTTTCCGTCTGGGTATTACACAAGAACATCAATCTCGTTGGTTTGCCGTTCCTGAACGCTATCCAGAACTTCTCCAAGAAGATCACAAACTCCGTAAATACATAGAACAAAAGCTCGGTAGACTCGCTCAAAACAACGCCGGAATTTCCGAAGTGCGAATTGAGCGTAAGGCAGATCAAATCGACCTAGAAATCCGCACAGCTCGACCAGGTGTGGTTGTAGGTCGTGGTGGACAAGGCATAGAAGCATTGCGTACCGGACTCCAAGATCTATTGGGCGGCAATCGCCAAATTCGGATTAACGTAGTTGAGGTACAACGAGTTGATGCTGATGCTTACCTAATTGGTGAATATATTGCTCAACAATTAGAACGCCGAGTTTCTTTTAGACGAGTGGTACGCCAAGCAATTCAGCGCGCCCAAAGAGCTGGTATTCAAGGTATTAAAATTCAAGTCAGCGGACGGCTCAACGGTGCAGAAATTGCCCGGACAGAGTGGACTCGTGAAGGTAGAGTGCCTTTACATACCCTCAGGGCAGATATTGATTATGCTTACTGCACAGCCAAAACAGTTTACGGCATTCTGGGTATCAAAGTGTGGGTGTTTAAAGGAGAAGTTATTCCTGGACAAGAAGAAACTCCATCTCAACCAACCACACGCGATCGCGAACCTCGTCGTCGTCAACAACAACAACGCCGTCGCCAGCAATTTGAAGACCGTTCTAATGAAGGATAG
- the rplP gene encoding 50S ribosomal protein L16, producing the protein MLSPRRTKFRKQQRGRMEGLASRGSTINFGDFALQAQEPAWITSRQIEASRRAMTRYIRRGGQIWIRIFPDKPVTMRPAETRMGSGKGSPEFWVAVVKPGRIMFEIAGVSEEVAREAMRLAAYKLPIKTKFIVRSQPQE; encoded by the coding sequence ATGTTAAGTCCTAGAAGAACTAAATTCCGCAAACAACAACGCGGACGGATGGAAGGTTTAGCCAGCCGTGGTAGCACCATTAATTTTGGTGATTTTGCCCTCCAAGCTCAAGAACCCGCTTGGATCACCTCTCGCCAAATCGAGGCTTCACGACGAGCCATGACCCGTTATATTCGTCGGGGTGGACAAATCTGGATTCGGATTTTCCCTGATAAGCCTGTAACCATGCGTCCAGCTGAAACCCGGATGGGTTCTGGTAAAGGTTCGCCAGAATTTTGGGTAGCAGTAGTCAAGCCAGGGCGAATTATGTTTGAAATCGCTGGCGTTTCCGAAGAAGTAGCCCGTGAAGCTATGCGTTTAGCTGCATACAAATTGCCCATAAAAACTAAATTTATTGTGCGCTCTCAACCACAGGAGTAG
- the rpmC gene encoding 50S ribosomal protein L29: MPLPKISEARELSDEKLAQEILAIKRQLFQLRLQKATRQLEKPHQFRHARHRLAQLLTVETERKRAASQSPQEEK, encoded by the coding sequence ATGCCTCTTCCCAAAATTTCAGAAGCTAGAGAATTAAGTGACGAGAAACTGGCTCAAGAAATTCTCGCTATTAAAAGACAACTATTTCAGTTGCGCTTGCAAAAAGCCACAAGACAACTCGAAAAACCTCACCAGTTTCGACATGCAAGGCATCGTCTAGCTCAATTGCTAACTGTAGAAACAGAACGCAAACGAGCAGCAAGTCAATCGCCTCAAGAAGAAAAGTAG
- the rpsQ gene encoding 30S ribosomal protein S17 — protein MAIKERVGLVVSDKMQKTVVVAVENRAPHPKYGKIVVQTRRYKAHDEDNNCKVGDRVRIQETRPLSKTKRWQVKEVLNTKATT, from the coding sequence ATGGCAATCAAAGAACGAGTTGGCTTGGTAGTGAGCGACAAAATGCAAAAAACGGTGGTAGTTGCTGTAGAAAACCGCGCTCCCCATCCTAAGTACGGCAAGATTGTAGTTCAAACCCGGCGCTATAAAGCTCACGATGAAGACAATAACTGCAAAGTGGGCGATCGCGTGCGGATTCAGGAAACTAGACCTCTGAGCAAAACCAAGCGCTGGCAAGTTAAAGAAGTCCTGAATACTAAAGCTACAACTTAA
- the rplN gene encoding 50S ribosomal protein L14 — protein sequence MIQPQTYLNVADNSGARKLMCIRILGGGNRRYGFIGDKIIAVVKDAIPNMAVKKSDVVEAVIVRTRHHISRDSGMTIRFDDNAAVIINKDGNPRGTRVFGPVARELRDKSFTKIVSLAPEVL from the coding sequence GTGATTCAACCCCAAACTTATCTTAATGTCGCAGACAATAGCGGTGCTCGTAAACTAATGTGCATCCGCATCTTAGGTGGAGGCAACCGCCGTTATGGTTTCATCGGCGACAAGATTATTGCTGTTGTCAAAGATGCTATCCCCAACATGGCAGTCAAAAAATCTGATGTCGTAGAAGCAGTGATCGTCCGCACCCGCCATCATATTAGTCGGGACAGCGGCATGACCATTCGCTTTGACGATAACGCCGCAGTCATCATCAACAAAGATGGTAATCCTAGAGGCACACGGGTTTTTGGCCCTGTAGCACGGGAATTACGCGATAAAAGCTTCACCAAAATTGTTTCTCTGGCTCCGGAGGTGCTGTAA
- the rplX gene encoding 50S ribosomal protein L24, whose translation MATKHNKPKVFYKMHVKTGDTVQVIAGKDKGKVGEVIKALPQLSKVLIKGVNIKTKHVKPQQEGESGRIVTQEFPIHSSNVMLYSNKQNVASRVCYTFTPEGKKVRKLKKTGEILDK comes from the coding sequence ATGGCAACCAAACACAATAAGCCCAAAGTATTCTACAAAATGCACGTCAAAACTGGTGATACTGTACAAGTAATTGCCGGTAAAGACAAAGGCAAAGTTGGTGAAGTTATTAAAGCACTTCCTCAACTCAGCAAGGTTTTAATCAAAGGCGTAAATATTAAAACCAAGCACGTTAAACCCCAACAAGAAGGTGAATCAGGGCGCATTGTCACCCAAGAATTTCCCATCCATAGCTCCAATGTGATGCTTTATTCTAATAAGCAAAACGTTGCAAGTCGTGTTTGTTACACCTTTACACCAGAAGGTAAAAAGGTGAGAAAACTCAAGAAAACTGGCGAGATTCTAGATAAATAG
- the rplE gene encoding 50S ribosomal protein L5, with protein sequence MATTRLKNLYQETIVPKLTNQFQYTNIHQVPKLVKVTINRGLGEAAQNAKALEASLSEIALITGQKPVVTRAKKAIAGFKIRQGMPVGIMVTLRGERMYAFVDRLISLALPRIRDFRGVSPKSFDGRGNYTLGVREQLIFPEVEYDSIDQIRGMDISIITSAKNDEEGRALLKEMGMPFRDQ encoded by the coding sequence ATGGCAACAACAAGACTCAAAAACTTATACCAAGAGACAATCGTCCCTAAACTAACTAATCAGTTTCAATACACCAACATACATCAAGTACCCAAATTGGTGAAGGTGACTATTAACAGAGGTTTAGGGGAAGCAGCGCAAAATGCTAAAGCCTTAGAAGCATCTTTAAGCGAAATTGCCTTAATTACTGGTCAAAAGCCAGTAGTAACAAGGGCGAAAAAAGCGATCGCTGGCTTCAAAATTCGTCAAGGGATGCCTGTTGGCATCATGGTGACACTCCGGGGCGAACGGATGTACGCATTTGTCGATCGACTCATCAGCTTGGCATTGCCCAGGATTAGAGACTTTCGCGGCGTTAGTCCTAAAAGTTTTGATGGTCGTGGTAACTATACTCTGGGTGTGAGAGAACAACTCATTTTTCCAGAAGTAGAATATGACAGCATCGATCAAATCCGTGGTATGGATATCTCCATCATCACAAGTGCGAAAAACGACGAAGAGGGCCGCGCCTTACTTAAGGAAATGGGAATGCCCTTTCGCGATCAATAA
- the rpsH gene encoding 30S ribosomal protein S8 — MAANDTIADMLTRIRNANMARHQTTQVPATKMTRSIAKVLQEEGFIGEFAEAEEGVKRNLVISLKYKGKSRQPLITALKRVSKPGLRVYSNQKDLPRVLGGIGIAIISTSSGIMTDREARRQNVGGEVLCYIW; from the coding sequence ATGGCGGCTAACGACACAATTGCAGATATGCTGACGCGCATCCGCAATGCCAATATGGCGCGGCATCAAACTACACAAGTGCCAGCGACAAAAATGACCCGGAGTATTGCTAAAGTACTACAGGAGGAAGGATTTATTGGTGAGTTTGCAGAAGCAGAAGAAGGAGTAAAGCGTAATCTGGTGATTTCCTTAAAATACAAGGGTAAGAGTCGCCAGCCGCTAATTACTGCCTTAAAGCGTGTAAGTAAACCAGGTTTGCGTGTTTATTCCAACCAAAAAGACTTACCAAGAGTATTAGGTGGTATTGGCATTGCCATTATTTCTACATCTAGTGGGATCATGACCGACCGGGAAGCACGCCGTCAAAACGTGGGTGGTGAAGTACTTTGCTACATTTGGTAG
- the rplF gene encoding 50S ribosomal protein L6 produces the protein MSRIGKRPITIPAKVQVTIDGARVVVKGPKGELSRDLPTNVIVSQEGEILQVTRRDESRTSRQMHGLSRTLVANMVEGVSQGFQRRLEIQGVGYRAQLQGRNLVLNMGYSHQVQIVPPEGIQFTVEGNTNVIVSGYDKEIVGNTAAKIRDVRPPEPYKGKGIRYAGEVVRRKAGKTGKSGKK, from the coding sequence ATGTCTCGTATTGGTAAACGTCCAATTACTATTCCCGCCAAAGTACAAGTAACGATTGATGGCGCAAGGGTTGTAGTTAAAGGCCCGAAAGGGGAACTTTCTCGCGATCTGCCTACCAACGTCATAGTCTCTCAAGAAGGGGAAATTTTACAAGTAACCCGCCGGGACGAATCTCGTACCTCTAGGCAAATGCACGGCTTAAGCCGCACTTTAGTTGCCAACATGGTTGAGGGAGTTTCCCAAGGTTTTCAGCGCCGATTGGAGATCCAAGGTGTTGGTTATCGCGCCCAACTTCAAGGGCGTAACTTAGTTTTGAATATGGGTTACAGCCATCAAGTACAAATTGTTCCGCCAGAAGGAATCCAATTTACAGTCGAAGGTAACACTAACGTCATTGTTAGCGGCTACGACAAAGAGATTGTAGGCAACACAGCAGCTAAAATTCGTGACGTTCGTCCACCGGAACCTTACAAAGGTAAAGGTATTCGTTATGCCGGCGAAGTAGTCAGACGCAAAGCTGGTAAGACTGGTAAGAGTGGTAAGAAGTAA
- the rplR gene encoding 50S ribosomal protein L18 produces MKLTRRESKQRRHRRVRGKVNGSSERPRLSVFRSREHIYAQVIDDTQHQTIVAASTVEPELKSSLASGSNCEASVQVGKLIAARSLEKGITQVVFDRGGNLYHGRIKALADAAREAGLDF; encoded by the coding sequence ATGAAACTTACTCGTAGAGAATCAAAACAACGTCGCCATCGACGTGTCCGTGGTAAAGTGAATGGCTCCTCAGAACGGCCGCGTTTATCTGTGTTTCGTTCCCGTGAGCATATTTACGCCCAGGTAATTGATGATACACAACATCAAACCATCGTAGCAGCCTCAACTGTAGAACCAGAATTAAAATCTAGTTTAGCTTCAGGCTCTAATTGTGAAGCATCAGTGCAAGTCGGCAAATTAATCGCAGCGCGATCGCTAGAAAAAGGCATCACCCAAGTAGTCTTTGATCGTGGTGGCAACCTATATCATGGTCGAATCAAAGCACTAGCTGATGCAGCACGCGAGGCTGGTTTAGATTTCTAA
- the rpsE gene encoding 30S ribosomal protein S5, protein MATGRRKANRTKKEETNWQERVIQIRRVSKVVKGGKKLSFRAIVVVGNERGQVGVGVGKASDVIGAVKKGVADGKKHLIDIPITKSNSIPHPIDGVGGGAKVIMRPAAPGTGVIAGGAVRTVLELAGVRNVLAKQLGSNNPLNNARAAVNALSTLRTLAEVAEDRGIAIEKLYIS, encoded by the coding sequence ATGGCAACTGGTCGTCGTAAAGCTAATCGCACAAAGAAAGAAGAAACCAACTGGCAAGAACGAGTTATTCAGATCCGGCGCGTGAGCAAGGTCGTCAAAGGAGGTAAAAAACTTAGCTTCCGAGCGATTGTAGTCGTCGGCAACGAACGTGGCCAAGTTGGTGTAGGAGTAGGCAAAGCCTCAGATGTCATTGGTGCTGTTAAAAAAGGCGTAGCTGATGGTAAAAAACACTTGATTGACATTCCCATCACCAAATCTAACTCGATTCCCCATCCTATTGATGGTGTCGGTGGTGGCGCTAAAGTAATTATGCGCCCAGCTGCACCCGGTACTGGGGTAATTGCTGGTGGTGCTGTCCGGACTGTGCTGGAATTGGCAGGAGTTCGTAACGTGCTAGCTAAGCAACTAGGCTCCAATAATCCACTCAACAACGCTAGAGCCGCAGTTAATGCCTTATCTACACTGCGTACCTTAGCTGAAGTTGCTGAAGATCGGGGCATTGCTATTGAAAAACTCTACATATCGTAG
- the rplO gene encoding 50S ribosomal protein L15, producing the protein MRLNDAKPQKGSKKRRRRVGRGISAGQGASAGLGMRGQKSRSGSSTRPGFEGGQQPLYRRLPKLKGFPIVNRKNYTTINVEKLASLPANTEVTLDSLKAAGIITAVKGPLKILGNGELGVALNVKAAAFTGQAQSKIEAAGGSCEIL; encoded by the coding sequence ATGAGACTCAACGATGCTAAGCCTCAAAAAGGCTCAAAAAAACGCCGCCGCCGCGTAGGTAGAGGTATTTCTGCCGGTCAAGGTGCTAGTGCTGGTCTAGGTATGAGAGGTCAAAAATCTCGATCTGGTAGCAGTACCCGACCAGGTTTTGAAGGAGGTCAACAGCCGTTGTACCGCCGTTTACCGAAGCTAAAAGGCTTTCCGATTGTGAATCGGAAGAATTACACTACGATTAATGTAGAGAAGCTAGCCTCTCTTCCTGCCAATACAGAAGTAACTTTGGATTCCTTAAAAGCCGCAGGTATTATCACTGCTGTTAAAGGCCCATTGAAAATTTTGGGTAATGGGGAATTGGGCGTAGCGCTCAATGTCAAAGCGGCAGCTTTTACAGGTCAAGCTCAAAGCAAAATTGAGGCAGCTGGCGGGAGTTGTGAAATTTTATAG
- the secY gene encoding preprotein translocase subunit SecY, which yields MISRDKAPTAQETFMQMAQAAGLRGRLLVTVGILILVRLGIFLPIPGIDRARFGEAISGNNSVFGLLDIFSGRGLSTLGIFALGILPFINASIIIQLLTAAIPSLENLQKNEGEAGRRKISQITRYVTVVWAIIQSTAFSALFLQQFAITPGPIFVAETAIALTAGSMFVMWASELITERGIGNGASLLIFVNIVASLPKSLGDTIDLVQVGGREIVGRVIVLILVFLATIVGIVFVQEGIRRIPIISARRQVGRRVLAEQRSYLPLRLNSGGVMPIIFAAAILSLPLLIANFTKNPDIANIVSTYLSPSGSQPWVYALVYLTSIVFFSYFYSSLIVNPVDVAQNLKKMGSSIPGIRPGKSTSEYIERVINRLTFLGAIFLGFVAIIPTAVESALGVPTFRGLGATSLLILVGVAIDTAKQVQTYVISQRYEGMVKQ from the coding sequence ATGATCAGTCGAGATAAAGCCCCAACGGCTCAAGAAACTTTTATGCAGATGGCGCAAGCAGCCGGACTCAGAGGTAGGCTGCTTGTTACCGTTGGTATTTTAATTTTGGTGCGCCTGGGCATCTTTTTACCCATACCAGGAATTGATAGAGCTAGATTTGGCGAAGCCATTTCGGGTAATAATTCCGTATTCGGTTTATTGGATATATTTTCTGGACGAGGACTTTCGACTTTAGGAATCTTCGCTTTAGGGATTTTACCCTTCATTAATGCGTCTATTATTATCCAATTGCTCACCGCAGCAATTCCATCTTTAGAAAATTTACAAAAAAATGAAGGTGAAGCAGGGCGGCGAAAAATCTCACAAATTACCCGCTATGTGACTGTAGTTTGGGCAATTATTCAAAGTACAGCTTTTTCGGCATTATTTTTACAGCAATTTGCCATAACCCCAGGGCCGATATTTGTAGCTGAAACTGCGATCGCTCTAACTGCTGGTTCCATGTTTGTCATGTGGGCATCAGAACTAATTACAGAACGCGGTATTGGTAACGGTGCATCATTGTTGATTTTTGTCAATATTGTGGCTTCATTACCAAAATCCTTGGGCGATACCATTGACTTGGTACAAGTCGGTGGTAGAGAAATAGTCGGCCGGGTAATTGTGCTGATTTTAGTATTCCTAGCAACTATTGTGGGGATTGTATTTGTTCAAGAAGGAATCCGCCGCATCCCCATTATTTCAGCCCGTCGCCAAGTAGGTAGACGAGTTTTGGCAGAGCAACGTAGCTATTTGCCTTTGCGTTTAAATTCTGGTGGCGTAATGCCGATCATTTTTGCGGCTGCTATTTTGAGTCTGCCACTTTTAATTGCCAACTTTACCAAAAACCCAGACATAGCAAACATTGTCAGTACTTATTTAAGTCCTAGTGGTTCTCAACCTTGGGTCTACGCACTTGTCTACTTAACTTCGATTGTTTTCTTTAGTTACTTCTATTCTTCATTGATTGTTAACCCGGTTGATGTGGCACAGAACTTGAAGAAAATGGGTTCTAGTATTCCCGGTATTCGTCCTGGAAAATCTACAAGTGAGTATATCGAGCGCGTAATCAATCGACTAACTTTTTTAGGTGCGATCTTTTTGGGCTTTGTGGCTATTATCCCCACCGCTGTTGAAAGTGCTTTAGGTGTACCAACTTTTAGGGGTTTAGGTGCTACTTCGCTATTAATTTTAGTGGGTGTGGCGATTGATACAGCAAAACAAGTTCAAACTTATGTCATCTCTCAGCGTTATGAAGGAATGGTGAAACAATAG
- a CDS encoding adenylate kinase, giving the protein MTRLIFLGPPGAGKGTQAQTLAAHLNIPHISTGEILRQAMKEQTPLGIKAQSYVNSGELVPDQLVQDLVQERLNQSDAKSGWILDGFPRKVTQAAFLEELLEKIYQSGERVVNLDAPDEVVVARLLARGRKDDSEEVIRRRLEVYRAETAPLIDYYRDRQRLLNVNGNQSQEEVTSELHQVIAS; this is encoded by the coding sequence GTGACGCGATTAATTTTCTTGGGACCACCTGGAGCTGGTAAAGGAACTCAAGCTCAAACCTTGGCTGCACACTTAAATATTCCTCATATTTCTACGGGGGAAATATTAAGACAAGCCATGAAAGAGCAAACCCCTTTGGGAATTAAAGCTCAAAGTTATGTCAATAGCGGCGAGTTAGTTCCTGACCAGCTAGTACAGGATTTGGTACAAGAGCGCCTTAATCAATCAGATGCTAAATCCGGTTGGATTCTAGATGGTTTTCCCCGCAAGGTCACACAAGCGGCTTTTCTAGAAGAATTGCTAGAAAAGATCTATCAAAGTGGTGAAAGGGTAGTTAATCTAGATGCGCCTGATGAAGTTGTGGTAGCACGTTTACTAGCTAGAGGACGAAAAGATGATAGTGAAGAAGTAATTCGTCGTCGCCTAGAAGTATACCGGGCTGAAACTGCACCTTTAATTGATTATTACCGCGATCGCCAGAGACTTTTGAATGTCAACGGCAATCAATCCCAAGAAGAAGTCACTAGCGAACTCCACCAAGTAATTGCCTCATAA
- the infA gene encoding translation initiation factor IF-1, with amino-acid sequence MSKQDLIEMEGTVTESLPNAMFRVDLDNGFNVLAHISGKIRRNYIKILPGDRVKVELTPYDLSKGRITYRLRKK; translated from the coding sequence TTGTCTAAGCAAGATCTAATTGAAATGGAAGGAACGGTAACAGAGTCCTTACCTAATGCGATGTTTCGTGTTGACTTGGACAATGGCTTTAACGTCCTAGCACACATTTCTGGTAAGATTCGCCGCAATTACATCAAGATTCTACCTGGCGATCGCGTCAAAGTAGAATTAACACCCTATGACCTCAGCAAAGGCAGAATTACTTATCGGCTCCGGAAAAAGTAA
- the rpmJ gene encoding 50S ribosomal protein L36, translating to MKVRASVKKICEKCNVIKRRGRVMVICVNPKHKQRQG from the coding sequence ATGAAAGTTAGAGCCTCAGTCAAGAAAATTTGTGAAAAATGTAACGTGATCAAACGTCGTGGTCGCGTCATGGTGATTTGTGTAAATCCCAAGCACAAACAACGTCAAGGATAG
- the rpsM gene encoding 30S ribosomal protein S13: protein MARISGVDLPRDKRIEIGLTYVYGIGVSRSLEILATTGVNPDTRVKDLSDADVAALRAEIESNYQVEGDLRRWEAMNIKRLVDIGAYRGRRHRMGLPVRGQRTRTNARTRRGRRQTVAGKKKAPGK, encoded by the coding sequence GTGGCACGTATTTCCGGAGTAGACCTTCCACGCGATAAGCGAATTGAGATTGGTCTAACTTACGTCTACGGAATTGGAGTATCCAGATCGCTAGAAATTTTAGCGACCACAGGTGTAAACCCAGACACCCGCGTTAAAGACTTGAGTGATGCTGATGTCGCCGCCCTCAGAGCAGAAATAGAAAGTAACTATCAAGTCGAAGGAGACTTGCGGCGCTGGGAGGCAATGAATATCAAGCGTTTGGTGGACATTGGAGCCTACAGAGGTCGTCGTCATCGTATGGGCTTGCCAGTTAGAGGTCAAAGAACTCGTACCAATGCTAGAACCCGTCGTGGGAGAAGGCAGACAGTTGCTGGGAAGAAAAAGGCTCCAGGTAAATAA
- the rpsK gene encoding 30S ribosomal protein S11, with product MARQPTKKGGSKKQKRNVPNGMAYIQSTFNNSIVTITDQNGDVISWASAGSSGFKGAKKGTPFAAQTAAESAARRAIDQGMRQIEVMVSGPGAGRETAIRALQGAGLEITLIRDITPIPHNGCRPPKRRRV from the coding sequence ATGGCGAGACAACCAACAAAAAAAGGCGGGAGCAAAAAGCAAAAACGGAACGTTCCCAACGGAATGGCCTACATCCAGTCTACTTTCAACAATAGCATCGTCACCATTACCGATCAAAACGGAGATGTTATTTCCTGGGCTAGTGCTGGTTCTAGCGGTTTTAAAGGTGCAAAAAAAGGAACTCCTTTTGCTGCCCAAACCGCCGCTGAAAGCGCAGCACGCCGAGCTATAGACCAAGGAATGCGCCAAATTGAGGTGATGGTCAGTGGCCCAGGAGCAGGTAGAGAAACTGCTATCCGCGCCCTTCAAGGTGCAGGACTGGAAATTACACTTATTCGGGATATTACCCCAATTCCTCACAATGGTTGCCGTCCGCCCAAGCGCCGCCGAGTTTAA